One Fusarium falciforme chromosome 1, complete sequence genomic window carries:
- a CDS encoding CBFD-NFYB-HMF domain-containing protein → MPPRKSNPRKSDTSTARFVPMDDATPTEPSPAPTPAAAATPAPASTPAPAAVEAVDTTSPTAAAAADKKDKDKDKDKDHKDAVTIEDLTLPKSIITRLAKGVLPPNTQIQANAILALSQSTTVFINYLASHANENTINAGKKTIAPADVFKALEDTEFSFLRAPLEAEFAKFNAIQTEKRTSYRQKVRAKKTDGPDTDMPDTSHVETDVDPDTTLASEASGPRTKRARVDPASAGAAAEVEDDAETEEDEPVPEDDDDDEVEEEEEEEDEGEASGDETQDALEIKEGKEERDEALDGDDSD, encoded by the exons ATGCCGCCGCGCAAGTCCAACCCGCGCAAGAGCGACACATCCACCGCCCGCTTCGTCCCCATGGACGACGCAACACCCACAGAGCCCAGCCCGGCCCCTACGCCAGCGGCTGCTGCCACTCCTGCTCCCGCCTCGACGCCAGCTCCTGCGGCTGTCGAGGCGGTCGACACCACCTCCCCcacagcggcagcggcggcggacaagaaggacaaggacaaagatAAGGATAAGGACCATAAGGATGCCGTGACTATCGAG GACCTGACACTTCCCAAATCGATAATAACCCGCTTGGCCAAGGGCGTTCTCCCACCCAACACGCAGATTCAGGCCAATGCCATCCTGGCCTTGAGTCAGAGCACCACAGTATTCATCAACTATCTGGCTTCGCA TGCCAACGAAAACACCATCAACGCTGGCAAAAAGACCATCGCTCCCGCAGACGTCTTCAAGGCCCTAGAGGACACTGAGTTCTCCTTCCTTCGCGCCCCTCTGGAAGCCGAATTTGCTA AGTTCAACGCCATCCAGACTGAGAAGCGCACATCTTACCGCCAAAAGGTACGCGCCAAGAAGACTGACGGACCTGACACGGATATGCCCGACACTTCCCACGTCGAGACTGACGTGGATCCTGACACGACCCTTGCCTCTGAGGCGTCGGGTCCTCGCACCAAGCGTGCCCGTGTCGACCCCGCCAGCGCCGGGGCGGCTGCCGAAGTTGAGGACGATGccgagacggaggaggacgAACCTGTgcctgaggatgatgatgacgatgaggttgaggaggaagaagaggaagaggacgagggtgAAGCTAGTGGCGACGAGACCCAGGATGCCCTCGAGATCAAAGAAGGAAAGGAAGAAAGGGACGAAGCTTTGGATGGAGATGATAGTGATTAA